Proteins from one Panicum virgatum strain AP13 chromosome 7K, P.virgatum_v5, whole genome shotgun sequence genomic window:
- the LOC120641391 gene encoding homeobox-leucine zipper protein HOX22-like — MDRPDRHQLFMPLPVQQQQLCAPMMMDEQASFLAGRAAAGGGGGGRGGGGAAGRGGERKRRFTEEQIRSLESMFHAHHAKLEPREKAELARELGLQPRQVAIWFQNKRARWRSKQLEHDYAALRDKFDALHARVESLKQEKLALTAQLQELSERLRVREDHRAASGSVDVAATASSSSCNGGGGEAEDDKRNVVLRCVDMEPPESCVLGGACATPADVSVEESECDDHHHRYRLDYDDGFPESFCATPELWEPWPLLEWNAVA, encoded by the exons ATGGACAGGCCAGATCGCCACCAGCTCTTCATGCCGCTGccggtgcagcagcagcagctgtgcGCGCCCATGATGATGGACGAGCAGGCGTCGTTCTTGGCggggagggccgccgccggcggaggcggcgggggacgaggtggaggtggagcggcggggaggggcgggGAGAGGAAGCGGCGGTTCACGGAGGAGCAGATACGGTCGCTGGAGTCCATGTTCCACGCGCACCACGCCAAGCTGGAGCCCCGGGAGAAGGCGGAGCTGGCGCGGGAGCTGGGCCTGCAGCCGCGGCAGGTGGCCATCTGGTTCCAGAACAAGCGCGCCCGGTGGCGCTCCAAGCAGCTCGAGCACGACTACGCCGCGCTCCGCGACAAGTTCGACGCCCTCCACGCCCGCGTCGAGTCCCTCAAGCAGGAGAAGCTCGCCCTCACCGCACAG TTGCAAGAGCTAAGCGAGAGGCTGCGGGTGCGGGAGGACCACCGCGCCGCCAGTGGCAGCGTCGACGTCGCGGCGACggctagcagcagcagctgcaacggcggcggcggggaggcggaggaCGACAAGAGGAATGTCGTCCTCCGGTGCGTCGACATGGAGCCGCCCGAGAGCTGCGTGCTCGGCGGGGCGTGCGCGACGCCGGCGGACGTCTCGGTGGAGGAGTCCGAGTGCgacgaccaccaccaccggTACCGCCTCGACTACGACGACGGGTTCCCGGAGTCCTTCTGCGCGACGCCGGAGCTGTGGGAGCCCTGGCCGCTCCTGGAGTGGAATGCGGTCGCCTGA